A genomic stretch from Anaerolinea thermophila UNI-1 includes:
- a CDS encoding cyclase family protein, producing MDRERFIKMMAEAKMYDLTQDCSIFTPPFPGDKALEVHFFKRVTGAYGGGQGANGQILNWSNTVGTHLVGETAFHSGGRRISDIPLTDLCGPGVIVDISDMVSDYSIYTPEMIMKKADVRPGDILIINTGYHRYSWDQPDVVNPEAQGGVESKEFGFYVRHPGPSMDFYKWALDMKLKVIGVDCGSAEHPMNTTIRYMHDNHFRRAEEKLMREHGKKWEEMFPPDEYYQLTHITMPKNHLVFVEAIVGEIDKLKNQRAWITIMPIPFMEVETAWARVAAYQPPDWMSEAEFYEAMSKAEMLDMTVPFSVQTPQWLNYVPLSVTYHRRVGGQYFGMSRNSSICNASIHLATHMDGEKHFYPSGRTIGQVPLSEWVGPGVIADISHLVSDASVYTPQMIESVVDIRKGDILVIKTGWHRYGWLSPDSDEFRYMVKHPGPSPDFSEWAAKLELKWIGVDAVSADHPMNTIMRIWHPKTFAEANEKLKRDFGKTWDEMYPLDKYYQDMHLNLFPKRIVHAENLGGDIARASSGRYYIGCYLQKAMEAESMWGRFVAFKEGE from the coding sequence ATGGACCGTGAGCGATTTATCAAGATGATGGCGGAAGCCAAAATGTACGACCTGACCCAGGACTGCAGTATCTTTACCCCGCCTTTCCCCGGAGATAAAGCGCTGGAAGTGCACTTCTTCAAGCGCGTCACCGGTGCCTATGGCGGTGGTCAGGGTGCAAATGGTCAGATTCTCAACTGGAGCAACACCGTCGGCACGCACCTGGTCGGCGAGACGGCCTTCCATTCGGGCGGACGGCGCATTTCCGATATCCCCCTGACCGACCTGTGCGGTCCGGGTGTAATTGTGGACATCTCGGATATGGTCTCCGATTACAGCATTTATACCCCCGAGATGATCATGAAGAAAGCCGATGTACGCCCCGGCGATATTCTCATCATCAATACCGGCTATCACCGCTATTCATGGGATCAGCCCGATGTGGTCAACCCCGAAGCGCAGGGTGGAGTGGAGTCCAAGGAATTCGGGTTCTATGTCCGTCACCCCGGTCCTTCCATGGACTTCTACAAGTGGGCGCTGGATATGAAACTCAAGGTTATCGGCGTGGACTGCGGTTCTGCCGAGCACCCCATGAACACCACCATCCGCTACATGCATGACAACCACTTCCGCCGCGCTGAAGAAAAACTGATGCGCGAACACGGCAAGAAGTGGGAAGAGATGTTCCCGCCCGATGAGTACTATCAACTCACCCACATCACCATGCCCAAGAATCACCTGGTCTTTGTGGAAGCCATCGTGGGCGAAATTGATAAACTCAAGAATCAGCGCGCGTGGATTACCATCATGCCCATCCCCTTCATGGAAGTGGAAACGGCTTGGGCGCGGGTGGCGGCTTACCAGCCCCCCGACTGGATGAGCGAAGCCGAGTTTTACGAAGCCATGAGCAAAGCCGAAATGCTCGATATGACCGTGCCCTTCAGCGTGCAGACCCCGCAGTGGCTCAACTATGTGCCGCTGAGCGTTACCTATCACCGCCGCGTGGGTGGGCAGTACTTTGGCATGAGCCGCAACAGTTCCATCTGCAATGCGTCCATCCATCTGGCAACACACATGGATGGCGAGAAACACTTCTACCCCTCCGGGCGCACCATTGGACAGGTGCCGCTCTCCGAGTGGGTGGGTCCTGGTGTGATTGCCGATATTTCCCATCTGGTGAGCGATGCCAGCGTGTACACCCCGCAGATGATTGAATCGGTGGTGGATATCCGCAAGGGCGATATTCTGGTCATCAAGACCGGCTGGCACCGCTACGGCTGGCTCAGCCCCGATTCGGACGAGTTCCGCTACATGGTCAAGCATCCGGGTCCCTCACCCGATTTCTCCGAGTGGGCGGCAAAACTGGAACTGAAGTGGATTGGCGTGGATGCGGTCTCGGCAGACCATCCCATGAACACCATCATGCGCATCTGGCACCCCAAGACCTTTGCCGAAGCCAACGAGAAACTCAAGCGTGACTTTGGTAAGACCTGGGATGAGATGTATCCGCTGGATAAATACTATCAGGATATGCATCTCAACCTGTTCCCCAAGCGCATTGTCCATGCTGAGAACCTCGGCGGCGATATTGCCCGCGCCTCCAGCGGACGCTACTACATCGGCTGTTACCTGCAAAAGGCAATGGAAGCCGAGTCCATGTGGGGTCGCTTCGTTGCCTTCAAGGAAGGCGAATAA
- a CDS encoding FAD binding domain-containing protein: protein MKPIPFEYFAPTTVEEALEHLSNLGYGGKVLAGGQSLIPAMNFRMARPGALVDLNGIPELAYIKPTADGGLAIGTMTRDSKVEHSPEVAKRFPLLPEVMPNIAHPQIRNRGTFGGSIAHADPAGQLPAISIVLNANLKVLKKGSERWVKAEEFFLGPFMTVLEPEEMLAEVVLPALPPRTGSSYQQVSRQKGGYSMAAVASVVTLDEAGKCTNARMVMISVGDVPILSAAALRILVGQKPTPEAIAEVAEIAASQEIDPGTDIHATAEYRRHLIRVLVRRSLTTAFERAAK, encoded by the coding sequence ATGAAACCAATACCCTTTGAGTATTTCGCCCCCACCACGGTCGAAGAAGCGCTGGAGCATCTGTCAAATTTGGGCTATGGCGGAAAGGTGCTGGCAGGAGGGCAGAGTCTCATCCCCGCCATGAACTTCCGCATGGCGCGCCCCGGCGCTCTGGTGGATTTAAACGGCATTCCTGAACTGGCTTACATTAAACCTACTGCCGATGGCGGGCTGGCAATTGGCACGATGACCCGCGACAGCAAAGTGGAGCACAGCCCCGAAGTGGCAAAGCGCTTCCCGCTCTTGCCGGAGGTCATGCCCAACATTGCTCACCCGCAAATTCGCAACCGTGGCACTTTCGGCGGTTCTATCGCCCATGCCGACCCGGCGGGGCAGTTACCTGCCATTTCCATCGTCCTGAATGCCAACCTCAAGGTGTTGAAGAAGGGCAGTGAGCGCTGGGTGAAAGCCGAAGAGTTCTTCCTTGGCCCCTTCATGACCGTTCTGGAACCGGAAGAGATGCTGGCTGAGGTGGTCCTGCCTGCTTTGCCTCCGCGTACCGGTAGCAGTTATCAGCAGGTTTCCCGCCAGAAGGGCGGGTACTCCATGGCGGCGGTTGCTTCGGTGGTCACGCTGGATGAAGCCGGGAAATGCACCAACGCCCGCATGGTGATGATCAGCGTGGGCGATGTGCCCATTCTCTCCGCAGCCGCCTTGCGCATTCTGGTCGGGCAAAAGCCTACCCCTGAAGCCATTGCCGAAGTGGCAGAGATTGCCGCCAGCCAGGAAATCGACCCCGGCACCGATATCCACGCCACGGCGGAGTACCGCCGCCACCTGATTCGCGTGCTGGTGAGACGCTCGCTCACCACTGCCTTTGAACGAGCCGCAAAGTAA
- a CDS encoding (2Fe-2S)-binding protein, whose protein sequence is MTTHTIKVKVNGVEYVREVEPRLLLSDFLRHDLGLTGTHVGCEHGICGACTILFDGEPMRSCLIFAVQANGHEVTTVEALGTPEKMHPLQEAFQEKHALQCGYCTPGFLMTLKPFLETHPNPTDEEIREAIDGNLCRCTGYEHIIEAVKLAAQKMATRS, encoded by the coding sequence GTGACCACGCATACCATTAAAGTCAAAGTGAATGGCGTTGAGTACGTTCGGGAGGTAGAACCGCGCCTTTTGCTCAGCGATTTCCTCCGCCACGATTTGGGCTTGACCGGCACGCATGTCGGTTGTGAACATGGCATTTGCGGCGCCTGTACCATCCTGTTCGATGGTGAGCCGATGCGTTCCTGCCTCATCTTTGCCGTTCAGGCAAACGGGCATGAGGTGACCACAGTAGAGGCGCTGGGTACTCCCGAAAAGATGCACCCCCTGCAGGAAGCCTTCCAGGAGAAGCACGCCTTGCAGTGCGGGTACTGCACGCCGGGTTTCCTGATGACCCTCAAGCCCTTCCTCGAAACCCATCCTAACCCCACCGATGAGGAAATCCGCGAGGCGATTGATGGAAATCTGTGCCGTTGCACCGGTTATGAACATATCATCGAAGCCGTCAAACTGGCGGCGCAGAAGATGGCTACCCGTTCGTAG
- a CDS encoding xanthine dehydrogenase family protein molybdopterin-binding subunit — translation MAGRVFGQSIPRNEDPYLLTGQAKFIDDIELPGMLHAAFYRSDYAHARIKKIDVSEARKLPGVVAVYTAEDFGEFVRPGPLQVPPPTAIKGSVFHARPLMPIAKDKVRYSGEPLAVIIAESRYIAEDAMDYIVADLEPLPAVTDLEKALEPGAPLVHEDLESNLAALVKQERGNYEEAAAKADVVIKKRIVVDRGAGAAMENRGLVVNWDDRAREMTIWATTQAPIPLRNSIAGRLGLFEEQVRVITPFIGGGFGPKIMTSQPDDVLLPIIAMWLKRPIKWIEDRRENFLGTTSERDQIHYAEIALTKDGIILGVKDVFYHNTGAYDPYGMTVPLNTQTHTVSCYEVPNFYTEIRMVFTNEYVVTPVRGAGRPEGVFVMERLMDYAAQELGMDPAEIRRRNLLRKERFPYPTGIIGQDFVEGVLDSGDYPETLRRVMEVIEYEKFRKEIQPQLRAQGKHKGIGIVCFTEGTAVGPYEGARVTVGANGKVTVATGISTQGQGHFTVFAQIAAEQLGVDVKDVKVVTGDTGHFHWGAGTFASRGMGVAGTAVYNAAVKVRKKALEFGARFLGVSEDEVELCDGKVCVKGDPSRSMPLGEIALKANPTRGTIPPGVEPGLEATAYFGPPYGATGAGAVAMIVDVDPETMAVNIEKFAIVHDCGTVVNPLLLEGQVMGGVHMGIGNAFYEKIKYDENGQLLTASLMDYLIPQATDMPKEMVVEHLETPSPLNPLGMKGVGEAGAIPTPACFMQALEDALYEYRLQIDETPLNPSLLWEMVQKAPKK, via the coding sequence GTGGCTGGACGAGTTTTTGGTCAAAGCATTCCCCGTAACGAGGACCCCTACCTGTTGACGGGTCAGGCAAAGTTTATCGACGATATTGAACTTCCGGGCATGCTTCATGCCGCTTTCTATCGCAGTGATTACGCTCATGCGCGCATCAAGAAAATTGATGTCTCCGAAGCGCGCAAACTGCCCGGGGTGGTGGCAGTGTACACAGCGGAAGATTTTGGTGAGTTTGTGCGCCCGGGTCCCTTGCAGGTTCCGCCGCCTACCGCCATTAAAGGCTCGGTATTCCACGCCCGTCCTTTGATGCCCATTGCCAAGGATAAGGTGCGCTACTCCGGCGAGCCTCTGGCGGTGATTATTGCCGAAAGCCGGTACATTGCCGAAGACGCCATGGATTACATCGTGGCGGATCTGGAACCCTTACCGGCGGTGACAGATCTGGAAAAAGCCCTGGAGCCCGGTGCTCCGCTGGTGCATGAAGATCTGGAAAGCAACCTGGCGGCGCTGGTCAAGCAGGAACGCGGCAATTACGAAGAAGCCGCTGCCAAAGCCGATGTGGTCATCAAGAAGCGCATTGTGGTGGACCGTGGCGCGGGCGCGGCAATGGAGAACCGCGGCCTGGTGGTCAACTGGGACGACCGCGCCCGGGAGATGACGATTTGGGCAACCACTCAGGCACCCATCCCCCTGCGCAACAGCATCGCCGGGCGTCTGGGACTGTTTGAAGAGCAGGTGCGGGTGATTACCCCCTTCATCGGCGGCGGGTTTGGTCCCAAGATCATGACCTCGCAACCCGACGATGTGCTGTTGCCCATCATCGCCATGTGGCTCAAGCGCCCCATCAAGTGGATTGAGGACCGCCGCGAGAACTTCCTGGGAACAACCTCGGAACGCGATCAAATTCACTACGCCGAGATTGCCCTGACCAAGGATGGAATCATCCTGGGCGTCAAGGATGTGTTCTATCACAACACCGGTGCGTATGACCCCTATGGCATGACCGTGCCGCTGAACACGCAGACGCATACCGTGTCCTGTTACGAAGTGCCCAATTTCTACACCGAAATCCGCATGGTCTTCACCAACGAATACGTGGTGACCCCCGTGCGCGGTGCGGGACGCCCCGAAGGCGTGTTTGTGATGGAACGTTTGATGGACTATGCTGCGCAGGAACTGGGCATGGATCCGGCGGAAATCCGCCGCCGCAACCTCTTGCGCAAGGAGCGTTTCCCCTATCCAACTGGAATCATCGGGCAGGACTTTGTGGAAGGCGTGCTGGACAGCGGCGATTATCCCGAGACCCTGCGCCGCGTGATGGAGGTGATTGAATACGAGAAATTCCGCAAGGAAATCCAACCGCAGTTGCGCGCCCAGGGCAAGCACAAGGGCATTGGCATTGTCTGCTTCACCGAAGGCACTGCCGTTGGTCCCTATGAAGGTGCCCGTGTCACCGTCGGCGCAAATGGCAAGGTGACTGTCGCCACCGGCATCAGCACGCAGGGGCAGGGACACTTTACCGTCTTTGCTCAGATTGCCGCCGAGCAGTTGGGTGTGGATGTAAAAGATGTCAAAGTAGTCACCGGTGATACCGGGCATTTCCACTGGGGGGCTGGCACCTTTGCCAGCCGCGGTATGGGCGTTGCCGGGACGGCTGTGTACAACGCTGCGGTTAAGGTGCGCAAGAAGGCTCTGGAGTTCGGCGCGCGCTTCCTCGGCGTCTCCGAAGATGAAGTGGAATTGTGCGATGGTAAAGTGTGCGTCAAAGGCGATCCCTCCCGCAGTATGCCCCTGGGAGAAATTGCCCTCAAAGCCAATCCCACCCGCGGAACCATTCCTCCGGGTGTGGAACCCGGTCTGGAAGCCACTGCGTACTTTGGGCCTCCCTATGGGGCTACCGGCGCCGGGGCAGTGGCGATGATTGTGGATGTGGACCCCGAAACCATGGCTGTCAACATTGAAAAATTTGCCATCGTGCATGATTGCGGTACGGTGGTCAACCCCTTGCTGCTTGAAGGGCAGGTGATGGGCGGCGTGCACATGGGCATCGGCAACGCCTTCTACGAGAAAATTAAGTACGATGAGAACGGGCAGTTGCTTACTGCTTCACTGATGGATTATCTCATCCCGCAGGCTACGGATATGCCCAAAGAGATGGTCGTGGAGCATCTTGAGACGCCTTCGCCGCTCAATCCGTTGGGGATGAAAGGTGTGGGAGAAGCCGGCGCCATTCCTACCCCGGCATGTTTCATGCAAGCCCTGGAAGATGCCCTGTATGAATATCGCCTGCAAATTGATGAAACACCGTTGAATCCCAGCCTGTTATGGGAAATGGTGCAAAAAGCACCCAAGAAGTAA
- a CDS encoding SRPBCC family protein, with product MQLEGEHVFKGPREEVYAMFRDPEVLASALPGTQSLNKIDDQHYEGAMNIRIGPVSGSFSGKLEVADEVAPEKCTLIVEGRGAPGFAKGVGRVEFIDQGDGTTLMKYSGDVQIGGTLASVGQRMIDSVAKSMIKTAFETLDKALEARLAAKAGSAPVEFKAPTEAEFAAAVTKDMASGLKEVAEVRMLFYVIPLILVLVVIAYLLSH from the coding sequence ATGCAACTCGAAGGTGAACACGTATTCAAAGGGCCGCGCGAAGAAGTCTACGCCATGTTCCGCGATCCAGAAGTGCTGGCGAGCGCCTTGCCCGGTACGCAATCTCTGAACAAGATTGACGATCAGCACTATGAAGGTGCCATGAACATCCGTATTGGTCCCGTTTCCGGTTCTTTCTCCGGAAAACTGGAAGTTGCCGATGAAGTTGCCCCCGAAAAATGCACCCTGATTGTGGAAGGTCGCGGCGCTCCCGGTTTTGCCAAGGGCGTGGGACGTGTGGAGTTCATTGACCAGGGCGATGGTACTACCCTGATGAAGTATTCCGGCGATGTGCAGATTGGTGGAACCCTGGCGAGCGTGGGCCAGCGCATGATTGACAGCGTAGCGAAAAGCATGATCAAAACAGCCTTCGAGACGCTGGACAAAGCCCTGGAAGCCCGTCTGGCAGCCAAAGCCGGGAGTGCGCCGGTAGAGTTCAAAGCCCCCACCGAGGCAGAGTTTGCCGCCGCCGTAACCAAGGACATGGCATCAGGGTTAAAAGAGGTAGCGGAAGTGCGCATGCTCTTCTACGTGATCCCGCTGATCCTGGTTCTGGTGGTCATTGCTTATCTGCTTTCGCACTAA
- a CDS encoding uracil-xanthine permease family protein, translated as MATTAKKPAVMGYLPNDVPPFGQMVLLGFQHVLTMFPATVLCAILMKFPVSTVLTITGLGTVVALLGSKFAMGKYIPLYYGSSFSYIAAVTAIMQAKGVEGPVAPPEVISVVTAGFIATGTINIIVGLIIRLSGGKEAIDKILPPIVTGPVACTIGIGLGAAALNMASGACCGVTDPVMQLKWWAAATVTLLAAFIFSVYLQGKGFIGMLPILLAAIFGYIVAIPLGLVDFSQFGKEALIRAPTITFPVFNDPLTATVIVGVGIMAIATIPESTAHLYQISLYVDHLAEEQGREKYGLARYIGLNLMLDGLNDLVNGLFGSTAGTNYGENNSLMVISRNYSGPSLLAAGVIAILLGFIGPLAEAVASIPTAVSGGLAIYLFGVIGMQGIALMMAEKVNLYDPKSLAIGAAILIIGIGGNIGFNGGFLPIPLLQGVFPYGWPAIATGAVVGIVLNLITMAWKPPMERAAVEH; from the coding sequence ATGGCTACAACTGCTAAAAAACCTGCAGTGATGGGGTACCTTCCCAATGACGTTCCGCCGTTCGGGCAGATGGTTCTGCTGGGCTTCCAGCATGTCCTCACCATGTTCCCCGCGACGGTGTTGTGCGCCATCCTGATGAAGTTCCCCGTCAGCACAGTGCTCACCATCACCGGTCTGGGCACGGTCGTGGCATTGCTCGGCTCCAAATTCGCCATGGGGAAATACATCCCCCTGTACTACGGTTCGTCCTTCTCCTACATTGCGGCGGTGACGGCAATTATGCAAGCCAAGGGAGTTGAGGGACCCGTTGCTCCGCCCGAAGTGATCTCGGTGGTGACGGCTGGCTTCATTGCTACGGGCACAATCAACATCATCGTCGGCTTGATCATTCGCCTCTCCGGTGGAAAGGAAGCCATCGATAAGATCCTGCCGCCCATCGTGACCGGTCCGGTGGCGTGCACCATTGGTATCGGCTTGGGCGCAGCAGCCCTGAACATGGCAAGCGGTGCCTGCTGTGGCGTGACCGATCCGGTGATGCAACTCAAGTGGTGGGCAGCGGCAACCGTGACCCTGCTGGCGGCGTTCATCTTCTCCGTGTACCTGCAGGGCAAGGGCTTCATCGGCATGCTCCCCATCCTTTTGGCGGCCATTTTCGGTTACATCGTAGCCATCCCGCTGGGGCTGGTGGACTTCTCTCAATTCGGTAAGGAAGCCCTCATCCGCGCCCCGACCATTACCTTCCCGGTCTTCAATGACCCGTTGACTGCCACGGTCATTGTCGGTGTGGGTATTATGGCGATTGCCACCATCCCCGAGTCCACGGCACACCTGTATCAGATCAGCCTGTACGTGGATCACCTGGCTGAGGAACAGGGACGCGAGAAGTATGGACTGGCTCGCTACATTGGTTTGAACCTGATGCTGGACGGTCTGAACGACCTGGTCAACGGTCTGTTCGGCTCCACCGCTGGGACGAACTACGGCGAGAACAACTCGCTGATGGTGATCAGCCGTAACTACTCCGGTCCATCCCTTCTGGCGGCGGGTGTCATCGCCATCCTGTTGGGCTTCATTGGACCGCTGGCGGAAGCCGTGGCTTCGATTCCCACTGCGGTGAGCGGTGGTCTGGCGATCTACCTGTTCGGCGTCATCGGCATGCAAGGTATTGCGCTGATGATGGCGGAGAAGGTCAACCTGTATGATCCGAAGTCGCTGGCAATCGGTGCCGCCATCCTGATCATCGGTATCGGCGGCAACATCGGCTTCAACGGCGGCTTCCTGCCCATCCCGCTGCTTCAGGGGGTCTTCCCCTATGGTTGGCCCGCTATTGCCACGGGGGCGGTTGTGGGTATCGTCCTCAACCTCATCACCATGGCGTGGAAACCGCCCATGGAGCGCGCGGCGGTTGAGCATTAG